One window from the genome of Sandaracinaceae bacterium encodes:
- a CDS encoding DUF2085 domain-containing protein, translating to MKPSLRPLFVAAGFAFVAGLAAAPLWWPHGPLAAMARVVFAGLCHQIPERTFAHDGHAMAVCARCAGIYLGLAIGPLVALVWRVDPRRRAPWLLGALPITAQVVAAWVWPSLDVAWLRAATGLWAGVFGGFLLACAVSTASAPARTPLGSAS from the coding sequence GTGAAGCCGAGCCTTCGCCCGCTCTTCGTCGCCGCCGGCTTCGCGTTCGTCGCGGGCCTGGCGGCGGCGCCGCTGTGGTGGCCTCACGGGCCGCTCGCCGCGATGGCGCGCGTGGTGTTCGCGGGGCTCTGCCATCAGATCCCCGAGCGCACCTTCGCCCACGACGGGCACGCCATGGCGGTATGCGCGCGCTGCGCGGGGATCTACCTCGGGCTGGCCATCGGCCCGCTCGTCGCCCTCGTGTGGCGTGTGGACCCGCGACGGCGCGCGCCGTGGCTCCTCGGAGCGCTGCCCATCACGGCCCAGGTCGTCGCCGCGTGGGTCTGGCCCTCGCTCGACGTCGCCTGGCTTCGCGCGGCGACCGGCCTCTGGGCCGGCGTCTTCGGCGGGTTCTTGCTGGCCTGCGCCGTCTCGACCGCGAGCGCGCCCGCGCGGACCCCGCTCGGCTCGGCGAGCTGA
- a CDS encoding FdtA/QdtA family cupin domain-containing protein → MRRDLSPAELFDREYPAARKAPHLAPVPSYARPLDVRRAMEVDLSVIRDQRGDLVVAELGKHLPFVARRMYSLVRVPEGEARGGHAHKELEQLLFVLHGALDLVLDDGVTKQRVRLDDPEKAIYLRPMVWRELEHFAPGTVCVVLASEVYDESDYLRSYDAYRDELAALGW, encoded by the coding sequence ATGAGGCGAGATCTGAGCCCTGCCGAGCTGTTCGACCGCGAGTACCCCGCCGCCCGCAAGGCGCCGCACCTCGCGCCGGTGCCCTCGTACGCTCGCCCCCTCGACGTCCGTCGCGCGATGGAGGTCGACCTGAGCGTCATCCGCGATCAGCGCGGTGACCTCGTGGTGGCCGAGCTGGGCAAGCACCTCCCGTTCGTCGCGCGCCGCATGTACTCGCTCGTGCGCGTCCCCGAGGGCGAGGCGCGCGGCGGCCACGCGCACAAGGAGCTCGAGCAGCTCCTCTTCGTGCTCCACGGCGCGCTCGACCTCGTGCTCGACGACGGCGTGACCAAGCAGCGCGTGCGGCTCGACGACCCCGAGAAGGCCATCTACCTGCGCCCGATGGTGTGGCGCGAGCTCGAGCACTTCGCCCCCGGCACCGTCTGCGTCGTGCTCGCCTCCGAGGTCTACGACGAGAGCGACTACCTCCGCTCGTACGACGCTTACCGCGACGAGCTGGCCGCGCTCGGCTGGTGA
- a CDS encoding response regulator → MAILLVVDDEPDVRFLVQIIASQQGHEVIEAADGVEALEILESRPVDAVVTDFHMPRMNGVVLRDRIRARWPELPVLLWSASRHPVHEGEPVPDALEKDPLELDISSLLHPRAQVGPT, encoded by the coding sequence ATGGCCATTCTACTCGTCGTCGACGATGAGCCGGACGTTCGCTTCCTGGTTCAGATCATCGCGTCTCAACAAGGTCACGAGGTGATCGAGGCCGCCGACGGAGTGGAGGCGCTCGAGATCCTCGAGTCCCGCCCCGTCGACGCGGTCGTCACCGACTTCCACATGCCGCGCATGAACGGCGTCGTGCTCCGCGACCGGATCCGGGCGCGGTGGCCGGAGCTGCCCGTGCTGCTCTGGAGCGCCAGCCGTCACCCCGTCCACGAAGGCGAGCCGGTCCCCGACGCGCTGGAGAAGGACCCCCTCGAGCTCGACATCTCGTCCCTCCTTCACCCCCGCGCGCAGGTAGGCCCCACATGA